A single genomic interval of Tursiops truncatus isolate mTurTru1 chromosome 1, mTurTru1.mat.Y, whole genome shotgun sequence harbors:
- the EXO1 gene encoding exonuclease 1 isoform X5, whose translation MAHNVIKAARSQGVDCLVAPYEADAQLAYLNKAGIVQAVITEDSDLLAFGCKKVILKMDQFGNGLEVDQARLGMCKQLGDVFTEEKFRYMCILSGCDYLSSLRGIGLAKACKVLRLANNPDILKVIKKIGHYLKMNITVPEDYIKGFIRANNTFLYQLVFDPIKRKLIPLNAYEDDIDPETLSYAGRYVDDSIALQIALGNKDINTFEQIDDYNPDTAVPAQSRSHSWTDKTCQKSSNINSIWNRNYCPRLELDIVSVATKVKENPSTVGIELVISTKGLNLPRKSSIAKRPRSEELSEDDLFGQYSTSFTKKIKKNSCEGDKLLNSSERFMPDLVDGNTIKKSLSIPPRTRNKFATFLQRKNEESGAVVVPGTRSRFFSNSLGSADCISKKASSQSLDETAVTDKEASVNESDCLDGKKLLDISVAHNSSEHIPDDVTVIAEESQSFKTSRFTRTISPPTSGTLRSCFSWSGSLGEFSRTPSPSPSTALQQFLRKSDSPISLPENNEPSDVSQLKSDESSDESHPLHEVDWSSQSQESMDLSPHNLNASKLSQPSSKDLDSEVPGLYKSSSVDSLSTTKIKPLVPARVSGLSKKPSSIHKRNHHNAENKPGLQIKINELWKNFGFKKDSEKLPSCKKPDPLSPVKDNIQLTPEEEDIFNNSDCMRVQRAIFQ comes from the exons ATGGCCCACAACGTAATTAAG GCTGCTCGGTCTCAGGGAGTAGATTGTCTTGTGGCTCCATATGAAGCAGATGCACAGTTGGCCTATCTTAACAAGGCTGGTATTGTACAAGCTGTAATTACAGAAGACTCTGATCTCCTCGCTTTTGGCTGTAAAAAG gttattttaaaaatggaccaGTTTGGAAATGGACTAGAAGTTGATCAGGCTCGGCTAGGAATGTGCAAACAGCTTGGGGATGTGTTCACAGAAGAGAAGTTCCGTTATATGTGCATTCTTTCAGGCTGTGACTATCTCTCATCGCTGCGTGGGATTGGATTAGCCAAGGCCTGCAAAGTACTAAGACTAGCCAATAATCCAGATATTTTAAAG GTTATCAAGAAAATTGGACATTATCTCAAGATGAATATAACAGTACCAGAAGATTACATCAAAGGCTTTATTCGGGCCAATAATACCTTCCTCTATCAGCTAGTTTTTGATCCCATCAAAAGGAAACTCATCCCTTTGAATGCCTATGAAGATGACATTGATCCTGAAACACTAAGCTATGCTGGGCG ATATGTTGATGATTCTATAGCTCTTCAAATAGCACTtggaaataaagatataaatactTTCGAACAGATTGATGACTACAATCCAGACACTGCCGTG CCTGCCCAATCAAGAAGTCATAGTTGGACTGACAAAACATGTCAAAAGTCATCTAATATTAATAGTATTTGGAATAGGAACTATTGCCCTAGACTTGAGCTGGACATTGTTTCAGTTGCTACAAAGGTGAAGGAAAATCCAAGTACTGTGGGCATTGAACTAGTGATTAGTACTAAAGGATTAAATCTTCCAAGGAAGTCATCCATTGCAAAAAGACCAAGAAGtg aaGAGCTATCAGAAGATGATCTATTTGGTCAGTATTCTACTTCCTTTACAAAGAAGATCAAGAAAAATAGTTGTGAAGGTGATAAATTATTGAACTCCTCTGAACGGTTTATGCCTGACCTGGTAGATggaaatactattaaaaaaagcTTAAGCATACCACCTAGGACAAGAAACAAATTTGCAAcatttttacagagaaaaaatgaagaaagtggTGCAGTTGTGGTTCCAGGAACCAGAAGCAG GTTTTTTTCCAATTCTCTGGGTTCTGCTGACTGTATATCAAAGAAAGCAAGCAGCCAGTCTCTAGATGAAACTGCTGTCACAGATAAAGAAGCCAGTGTAAATGAGTCAGATTGTCTAGATGGCAAGAAGTTGTTAGATATCAGTGTAGCACATAATTCAAGTGAGCATATTCCAGATGATGTGACTGTGATTGCTGAAGAGTCTCAGTCTTTTAAGACCAGCAGATTCACGAGGACCATCTCACCACCTACCTCGGGTACACTAAGAAGTTGTTTCAGTTGGTCTGGAAGTCTTGGAGAGTTTTCAAGAACACCAAGCCCCTCTCCAAGCACAGCATTGCAACAGTTCCTTAGAAAGAGTGATTCTCCCATCTCTCTGCCTGAGAATAATGAGCCGTCTGATGTATCTCAGTTAAAGAGTGATGAGTCAAGTGATGAATCTCATCCCTTACATGAAGTGGATTGGTCTTCACAGTCTCAGGAAAGCATGGACTTATCACCACACAATTTAAATGCATCAAAACTTTCTCAGCCTTCTAGTAAGGATTTAGATTCAGAG GTTCCTGGGCTGTATAAATCTAGTTCTGTGGACAGTCTTTCTACAACCAAGATCAAACCTTTAGTACCTGCCAGAGTCAGTGGGCTGAGCAAGAAGCCATCAAGCATCCATAAGAGAAATCATCATAATGCCGAGAACAAGCCAGGATTGCAGATAAAAATCAATGAACTCTGGAAAAATTTTGGATTTAAAAA AGATTCTGAAAAGCTTCCTTCTTGTAAGAAGCCAGATCCCCTGTCTCCAGTCAAAGATAACATCCAACTAACTCCAGAAGAAGAGGATATATTTAACAATTCTGACTGTATGCGTGTTCAGAGAGCAATATTCCAATAA
- the EXO1 gene encoding exonuclease 1 isoform X3: MGIQGLLQFIKEASEPIHMRKYKGQVVAVDTYCWLHKGAVACAEKLAKGEPTDKRRQANLLKGKQLLREGKVSEARECFTRSINITHAMAHNVIKAARSQGVDCLVAPYEADAQLAYLNKAGIVQAVITEDSDLLAFGCKKVILKMDQFGNGLEVDQARLGMCKQLGDVFTEEKFRYMCILSGCDYLSSLRGIGLAKACKVLRLANNPDILKVIKKIGHYLKMNITVPEDYIKGFIRANNTFLYQLVFDPIKRKLIPLNAYEDDIDPETLSYAGRYVDDSIALQIALGNKDINTFEQIDDYNPDTAVPAQSRSHSWTDKTCQKSSNINSIWNRNYCPRLELDIVSVATKVKENPSTVGIELVISTKGLNLPRKSSIAKRPRSEELSEDDLFGQYSTSFTKKIKKNSCEGDKLLNSSERFMPDLVDGNTIKKSLSIPPRTRNKFATFLQRKNEESGAVVVPGTRSRFFSNSLGSADCISKKASSQSLDETAVTDKEASVNESDCLDGKKLLDISVAHNSSEHIPDDVTVIAEESQSFKTSRFTRTISPPTSGTLRSCFSWSGSLGEFSRTPSPSPSTALQQFLRKSDSPISLPENNEPSDVSQLKSDESSDESHPLHEVDWSSQSQESMDLSPHNLNASKLSQPSSKDLDSEVPGLYKSSSVDSLSTTKIKPLVPARVSGLSKKPSSIHKRNHHNAENKPGLQIKINELWKNFGFKKDSEKLPSCKKPDPLSPVKDNIQLTPEEEDIFNNSDCMRVQRAIFQ; this comes from the exons AAGAAGACAAGCCAATCTTCTTAAGGGAAAGCAGCTTCTCCGTGAGGGGAAGGTCTCAGAAGCCAGAGAATGTTTCACCCGTTCTATCAATATCACACACGCTATGGCCCACAACGTAATTAAG GCTGCTCGGTCTCAGGGAGTAGATTGTCTTGTGGCTCCATATGAAGCAGATGCACAGTTGGCCTATCTTAACAAGGCTGGTATTGTACAAGCTGTAATTACAGAAGACTCTGATCTCCTCGCTTTTGGCTGTAAAAAG gttattttaaaaatggaccaGTTTGGAAATGGACTAGAAGTTGATCAGGCTCGGCTAGGAATGTGCAAACAGCTTGGGGATGTGTTCACAGAAGAGAAGTTCCGTTATATGTGCATTCTTTCAGGCTGTGACTATCTCTCATCGCTGCGTGGGATTGGATTAGCCAAGGCCTGCAAAGTACTAAGACTAGCCAATAATCCAGATATTTTAAAG GTTATCAAGAAAATTGGACATTATCTCAAGATGAATATAACAGTACCAGAAGATTACATCAAAGGCTTTATTCGGGCCAATAATACCTTCCTCTATCAGCTAGTTTTTGATCCCATCAAAAGGAAACTCATCCCTTTGAATGCCTATGAAGATGACATTGATCCTGAAACACTAAGCTATGCTGGGCG ATATGTTGATGATTCTATAGCTCTTCAAATAGCACTtggaaataaagatataaatactTTCGAACAGATTGATGACTACAATCCAGACACTGCCGTG CCTGCCCAATCAAGAAGTCATAGTTGGACTGACAAAACATGTCAAAAGTCATCTAATATTAATAGTATTTGGAATAGGAACTATTGCCCTAGACTTGAGCTGGACATTGTTTCAGTTGCTACAAAGGTGAAGGAAAATCCAAGTACTGTGGGCATTGAACTAGTGATTAGTACTAAAGGATTAAATCTTCCAAGGAAGTCATCCATTGCAAAAAGACCAAGAAGtg aaGAGCTATCAGAAGATGATCTATTTGGTCAGTATTCTACTTCCTTTACAAAGAAGATCAAGAAAAATAGTTGTGAAGGTGATAAATTATTGAACTCCTCTGAACGGTTTATGCCTGACCTGGTAGATggaaatactattaaaaaaagcTTAAGCATACCACCTAGGACAAGAAACAAATTTGCAAcatttttacagagaaaaaatgaagaaagtggTGCAGTTGTGGTTCCAGGAACCAGAAGCAG GTTTTTTTCCAATTCTCTGGGTTCTGCTGACTGTATATCAAAGAAAGCAAGCAGCCAGTCTCTAGATGAAACTGCTGTCACAGATAAAGAAGCCAGTGTAAATGAGTCAGATTGTCTAGATGGCAAGAAGTTGTTAGATATCAGTGTAGCACATAATTCAAGTGAGCATATTCCAGATGATGTGACTGTGATTGCTGAAGAGTCTCAGTCTTTTAAGACCAGCAGATTCACGAGGACCATCTCACCACCTACCTCGGGTACACTAAGAAGTTGTTTCAGTTGGTCTGGAAGTCTTGGAGAGTTTTCAAGAACACCAAGCCCCTCTCCAAGCACAGCATTGCAACAGTTCCTTAGAAAGAGTGATTCTCCCATCTCTCTGCCTGAGAATAATGAGCCGTCTGATGTATCTCAGTTAAAGAGTGATGAGTCAAGTGATGAATCTCATCCCTTACATGAAGTGGATTGGTCTTCACAGTCTCAGGAAAGCATGGACTTATCACCACACAATTTAAATGCATCAAAACTTTCTCAGCCTTCTAGTAAGGATTTAGATTCAGAG GTTCCTGGGCTGTATAAATCTAGTTCTGTGGACAGTCTTTCTACAACCAAGATCAAACCTTTAGTACCTGCCAGAGTCAGTGGGCTGAGCAAGAAGCCATCAAGCATCCATAAGAGAAATCATCATAATGCCGAGAACAAGCCAGGATTGCAGATAAAAATCAATGAACTCTGGAAAAATTTTGGATTTAAAAA AGATTCTGAAAAGCTTCCTTCTTGTAAGAAGCCAGATCCCCTGTCTCCAGTCAAAGATAACATCCAACTAACTCCAGAAGAAGAGGATATATTTAACAATTCTGACTGTATGCGTGTTCAGAGAGCAATATTCCAATAA